In Babesia bovis T2Bo chromosome 4 map unlocalized Chr4_2, whole genome shotgun sequence, the sequence TACCAACCCCCAAGCATAACTTGTCTATTTTGTTGTGATGATGGATGTGATTTGACAATCGTAGGAGATATACCCATGTGGACTGATTCGAGTACGAAGGATACAGAAGCACATAAATCAATCGGTCATGTGGATTCGAATTTCTACATAAAAACCACCAGTGAAATGGATTGTAGTTGTCAAAAAGGTcatatatcgcaacaaTACGTTACCATATATGTCCAATTGGCGTTCGCAGCTTTTAAAGGTCGCATTATAGGCAAAAATGCGAAACTATCCTGCAAAGAAGTTGTCTATCTACTTAACAACGCATTAGAAATGGTGAAAGGAATTCCACAAGACAACGAATGCTTAATAAGGGTAAAGAATATAAGTTTTGGATGGATTTTATCAATAGTGCTCCTCTATGTGCAGAAATCATTTCATCCTATGTACGATGCATTGGCATCTACGTTGATGTATAACGCAGAGAAGTTGAAACAGAAAGGTGCTTTTTCAGAGATACATTGCATGGTAGAAGATCTGTTAAAAGATGAATTGACTTATCTTATAAGGTTTGTGGACGACCTGGAGAATGTTATGCAAACTGAGCTAAAACCATTTTTTATGTCACATGTTGCATACTGCATTTTATGTCTTAAAAAGGTATTTAGCATAGGGGCTAATGTTTTAATATCGCTTTACGAGGAACACAACGATTGTGATGGATGCATGGACTCGATTCTACAGATGTTGGCTCTTCGATCCCATACTGAATTTTCCCGAGATAATTTCATTAACAACCATAATCCAAAATCAAACCGTGATGTGCAaacaaatgaaaatgatgCGTTTAATCTTGTTGGTGGTCCAGATGATGATGCCGATTTTGATTCTATTAGAAAGTCTATTTCACTGGAGTATTATTTGATGAAGGTCCTGAAAGCCAAATTGGCCAATCTACTAACTAGAGGAAACAGTTTACGGAATCAGTTAACGTTGATCGTGTCTATAGTTTTGGGTTTTAACACTACATTCGATCGCATAACAACCGTGGTAGAAAGTCGGCTTGGCTCATCTGTCAGCAGCGTTATTAAAAGTGGGAACGTTGTGTCAAAAGTTTCCCTTCCTTCGGAATTCTACTTCTCGTTCAAATTGGAAATTGAAAAAAGTTCATATTTGGGGAATTTGATGGATGGATTTGAAGAGACACCCTATGTTGACGCATTGTTGAAAGAGGCATCGGTTCACCTCAGCGCTATCTCCCATGAGATATACAAATTTAACAAACTTCAAACCACTAAGGGTTTATTTcctttaatatttaaagaTGGAGATGCTCTGGCAAAGAAATGTAAACTTATTTCCACAAACACTTCAGTTTCTTTTTCGACGCCACAGAGTGTCTTGAGGATACTTGTATACGTCATGAAATCATGCATTAAGGATGCCAATATGTTGGTTAGTTGCGCAATGGATGTTCTTGAAACGAGGTCGAGTGTGGACGATGGCATTCTTAACTCATTTATGGGTTTGTTATATGAGTTGATTGAGTTCCTTAATGTTGTAGCTGATCCAGCACTTAGCACCGAGACTTCATATTCTCATGTGGCTGAGGTCAATCGAAAATTGAAGAACATTGTTGTGAAAAATGATATAGGTGTACTCTGTATACTTAATGATTTGAGTTTCGTCCCAACAAAGGATATTTGCCTGAAAATGTTCGCTATTCATATCGCTCAAAACATTTCTAAAGTGCGAAAAATGCACGTACTTAATACAGAAATCTTTAAGCAATTTGTTTCACGCATTGAAAAGCAGCTGCTAATGGGCTTTAAAAACAGTGGAGATGCAAAACAAATGAGACATGCTTTTGATCAAATCATTGGTACTGCTGTGTTATAATTATGTCATATAACATCGGAATTGATGTGCATTATCAGTTACAAGACATACACCATATTTTTTGTAAAATAGTTCTCTTACGAATGAACGTTGATACACCGTAATATACAACTACATTGGATAAAAGACAATTCATATTTTCTACTTAATGTAATAAACACAAATTATTCCTGTTTATTGATCTACACTTTGTAATATTAACAACTCTAAATAAGCACAACAAATCAATTTATTCGTTCTTTTTTATCAATATT encodes:
- a CDS encoding Vps51/Vps67 family protein — translated: MENETSVSALLSAYYDIGAPNEETATSSQNSANNAAKGIVEEDFLSDAAFGNADCNIDTCLNSALKKYSLNELNGLLRRLEREVRQYTAGKQILIYDNYECLFTALDTVHEINCDLNVVQKRLQALKSSQIKASTIDVSSKYGFRQKLRGITEINRILNIFKALSCIVTSLKHESQPPLDKDIMQYLTVKTETIAKVYSILKAITSRVGSKISRLNLFNTIGKVNVRLIIQVVEETYKAVKRECFTNDSLLKICNNLATVGLNITQVWELYWSNKSFSTSKHITSLYSKAIDANASIHSLSSELEICLDHILEAVNSDGYHLLAKHKEDYDGVIANVDIATYQPPSITCLFCCDDGCDLTIVGDIPMWTDSSTKDTEAHKSIGHVDSNFYIKTTSEMDCSCQKGHISQQYVTIYVQLAFAAFKGRIIGKNAKLSCKEVVYLLNNALEMVKGIPQDNECLIRVKNISFGWILSIVLLYVQKSFHPMYDALASTLMYNAEKLKQKGAFSEIHCMVEDLLKDELTYLIRFVDDLENVMQTELKPFFMSHVAYCILCLKKVFSIGANVLISLYEEHNDCDGCMDSILQMLALRSHTEFSRDNFINNHNPKSNRDVQTNENDAFNLVGGPDDDADFDSIRKSISLEYYLMKVLKAKLANLLTRGNSLRNQLTLIVSIVLGFNTTFDRITTVVESRLGSSVSSVIKSGNVVSKVSLPSEFYFSFKLEIEKSSYLGNLMDGFEETPYVDALLKEASVHLSAISHEIYKFNKLQTTKGLFPLIFKDGDALAKKCKLISTNTSVSFSTPQSVLRILVYVMKSCIKDANMLVSCAMDVLETRSSVDDGILNSFMGLLYELIEFLNVVADPALSTETSYSHVAEVNRKLKNIVVKNDIGVLCILNDLSFVPTKDICLKMFAIHIAQNISKVRKMHVLNTEIFKQFVSRIEKQLLMGFKNSGDAKQMRHAFDQIIGTAVL